CAACACCCACCCTTTCGAGGTGGTGGGCGTCATGCCGGCCGGCTTCCGCGGCGCCTACGACATCTTCGCCTCTGAACTGTGGGCTCCGCTGAGCATGTACGAGCAGGTGCGTCCGCGAGGGTTGTCGCGGGAGCGCTGGGGATGGGGATGGCTCAACATCACCGGACGCCTGCGGCCCGACATCACCCTGGAGAGCGCACGCAGCAGCATCGCAGGCGTGGTGGCATCCATCGCACAGGACTTCCCCGCCGAGGCCCAGGCGCTAACCGTCGAACTGGTGCCGGCCGCGGCCATTCCCGAAGAGTACCGCCAAGGCACCCGGGGACTGCTGGCTTTCGTCATGGCCGTCTCGGGACTGCTGCTGCTGGTGGCCTGCGCTAACGTGGCCAGCCTGATGCTGGCGCGCGTCTCGGCCCGCGGACGCGAAATCGCCGTGCGCAAGGCCATGGGCGCCGACCGCTGGCAACTGACGCGGCAGTTCCTCACCGAGAGCATCCTTACGGCAGTACTCATCGGACCGGCTGCCCTGCCCGTGATCCTGCTGACCCAGCAGGTGCTGATGTGGGCGCGTCCGCCGTTGGAGCAGTTCGCCGCCTTTTCTCCCGACCTGTCACTCAACTGGACCTTGATCGCCTTCACTTTCCTGGTGGCCCTGGCGGCGGGCGTGGCCTTCGGACTCGTGCCCGCCATGCAGGCGGCCCGCACCGAGGTGGCTGCCGCCGTCAAGGGAGACGCTTCCAGCGCTACCTCCACCCGCTTCCGCACCCGCTGGCAAGGCGGACTGGTGGTGGCCCAGGTGTGCGTTTCCCTGGTGCTGATGACGGTGGCCGGCCTCCTGTTGCGCGATCTTTCCATGGCAGAAAGCCTCAACCCCGGCTTTAACGCCGACAACCTGCTGCTGGCCGAGATCGATTTTCAGCGCCATGGCTACGATGAAACGCGGACTCGCGCCTTCATCCGCGACCTGAGCGAGCGCCTCCAGGCCCACTCCGGCGTGGAAGGCGTCAGCGTCGCCTCTATCGTTCCCCTGGCGGGTTCCAGCGACCGCATGGGAGTGCGCATCCCGGGCCATGAGCCTCCCCAGGGACGCAGCGCCATCCCCATCGCCGTCAATTCGGTGGGCGCCGATTACTTCAGGACCATGGGAATCCCGCTCAAAGAGGGCCGCGCCCACGGAACCGCCGCACCGACACCCGGCTCCCCGCCGCCCATCGTTATCAACGAAACCATGGCCAAGCGCTACTGGCCGGATGAGAGCGCGCTGGGCAAGAGGATCACCTTCGCCGGCGAAGAGATCGAAGCAGAGGTGGTAGGGGTGGCCTCCGACGCCAAGTATTCGTCTCTGGCCGAATCACCCCGTTCATTCATCTACCTGCCCTTCCAACTGGCCTATTTCGCCCACATGACGGTCCACGTCAGGACCAGCGGCGATCCGGCCC
The Acidobacteriota bacterium genome window above contains:
- a CDS encoding ADOP family duplicated permease, which codes for MRIRLKHRELARMLERGRLSQNHWAIRLGISKGHLSLLVNGKRPYPGGRTRERLLRGLDADFDQLFTVEVRPPIAGRRMKSTFGRSFRERPRTSSSRKTTLRTIWNDIRFGLRVLRRTPGMTLVAVLILAIGVGANGAIFSFTDALLLSQPDLPQPDRLMRVFSQLPDGSRYGTFSYPEYRELSSRARAFQGLAAHTLITFSLGTGEGAEIKRGEIVSGNYFEVLGVQPLLGRGLSPGDDQAEGGHPVAVISESLWRTRFGAAPDVLGGTVFINTHPFEVVGVMPAGFRGAYDIFASELWAPLSMYEQVRPRGLSRERWGWGWLNITGRLRPDITLESARSSIAGVVASIAQDFPAEAQALTVELVPAAAIPEEYRQGTRGLLAFVMAVSGLLLLVACANVASLMLARVSARGREIAVRKAMGADRWQLTRQFLTESILTAVLIGPAALPVILLTQQVLMWARPPLEQFAAFSPDLSLNWTLIAFTFLVALAAGVAFGLVPAMQAARTEVAAAVKGDASSATSTRFRTRWQGGLVVAQVCVSLVLMTVAGLLLRDLSMAESLNPGFNADNLLLAEIDFQRHGYDETRTRAFIRDLSERLQAHSGVEGVSVASIVPLAGSSDRMGVRIPGHEPPQGRSAIPIAVNSVGADYFRTMGIPLKEGRAHGTAAPTPGSPPPIVINETMAKRYWPDESALGKRITFAGEEIEAEVVGVASDAKYSSLAESPRSFIYLPFQLAYFAHMTVHVRTSGDPARMRGLLRQELRALDGRLAPNQLMTFNELRQIPLFLNRAMAAITSAFGLLTLCLTAIGLYGMVSYSVSRRVREIGIRLALGADRARILGLVVRSGMLYVVIGIAAGLVLAFFATTLLASVLVLAGVLDPPAFVGAVLLSLAVGLAASILPALRATRVDPIQALRYE